The Capsicum annuum cultivar UCD-10X-F1 chromosome 1, UCD10Xv1.1, whole genome shotgun sequence sequence atttgaaaagtataaaaggtgaatatgggcccgttcacctgtcatgtgatctattaagatgcatcgatataagatgatcattTGTACATTtgttgtcaacctgcagtttgacattcataaagttgctcaacaaaattgagttaagagcataactttcagattgtgtaatcaagaaaattcatcttgataatgatggtttgacattgaatgtctttgataaaaagttaaaccattgctaatgagaactaagtttcatgtgttggtctgaaatatgatatgttgcatacaatgaCACTtatatgcattagaccaataaattatgattatttccttcctttcaattggttcaaggtcaggaaccaactatttcatctaatagttttgatgtgcggtatacaattaatgaatataccatgatgcacaaatgTGATTCCTTAAAGAAAATGAAGgatatatgttagtttttctaacataagagggagattataagcagttatgaaatatgttagaaattatcatagatcctcattcaaaagataattcaagtcaaatgtcgaaagcatttgttgactcaaatttaatctcatatttaacctgcaagtgctcctattttgtgtccctaaaggacaaagtctatgcatgtgtgaagcgTAGTAGACCAATCGATtcgaaataaaataatccttgaaaaggataaggagcaaacaaccataataagaaggcaatgtgctcttgaagagcctacgacataacacttcatgaaaccttatgaaaggttcaggtacctgaaaataataaagtgatgagatctcaaaaggTTACGTCACATTGTGaattgatacaaaatgatatatcatcaattatatctttgatacaatattgacgcaatattgtgaaTAATTACGAGGATTTGAATTTTACGTTTATTTAAACATGATGACgtgaaaacatttatcaagtgacctgaaatgatacattttggtaagcgtaaaacttatttgatttgcagtccaaacacttgaagatatcacaCTTGACATATTGGATATTGTCGCTTGACAATaatctatatgaaaatccctaaaagATTCAAATGGCCTGAAGCATATAAATTTTCTGggaaactttttattatccttttaagagataatttgatgatttgagtatcattagAACTCCTGGAGAGTTTCCAAAAGCAATagaatatttgcttaaatgagacacatgcaaaattgaataaggattcatTCCGGCCTcaaaaaagaatgaggaactccttggttatgaagtaccatgtATTAATGCAATcgatgtactaatgtatcttgcaaatactataaaGCCTGATATGGCCTTTTTTGGTTAATTTGTTAGTaagatatagttctgctcctactagaaGACATcggaatgagatcaaacacatataCGATACCTAAAAAGACTatcgatatgggcttattttattgtaaagattgcagtctcgatcttgttgattatattgatgctgggtatttatttaacttgcatgtgttcacatgtggggatactattatatcttgaagatatacaaagcagtctactatccacttcatcgaatcatgctgagataatagttatttatgaaataagaaataattcaGCTTACATAGCACGTCTTAATGGAGAATTCATAAAAGATATAGAAtaaagcacacttcatcaaaacttttctacatacatgagttacaaaagaatggtgatatttacgtgcaacaaattcattcaagtaacaatgtggctgatttattcttCAAGTCTCTTttaactgcaactttcaagaagatggtgcacaagatcaggaTGTAAAGGTTCAAaaatgttctcattaggggactTAATACGCATTGTATTATTTTTCCCTTACGAGATTTTCCCCACTGAATTTTCCTGATAAAATTTTTAATGATACAGCCTATATACATATTATTAGATGTGTACTCCTTttcctttattatatttttttttcgaaTTACTTTGATTCTCTCTACTAACataaacaaaagaaacaaaaaagaatttAACACAAATATGAATTGAGAATCCAACAAAAAGAGGAAAGAGAAAAACAGATCAGAAATCAGTTTAAACATTGACCTCTTCCTAGTAATTCCGACAAACATGCTGACAACAGCCACAATAATGACTTGCCAACGTCAACATAAGCacgaagaagaaaaattgaaaccTCTGCCATGACAGCCACATACAGCGTTCCTCCGAACAAAGAAAGCACGAAACCGAAGGAAAAGATGGGGTTAGTAAGCAGGAGGAGGCTTGTGGTTTCAGATTTCATCATGTCATTCATGTGGGTTTGGTCAAGTGTGCTTATCAAGATGTTTGTTCATACAATTTTGGGTTATGGGGCTCATGATCTCAAAGGTGACATCCTCAAACATGCAATTTCTGTCATCAATATGTTCTTCTTTGCCTTTTTGGTTAAAGCGACCAAAGGTGGAGCTTACAACCCTCTCACTATCTTATCTGGTGCCATTTCCGGGGATCTCACCAATTTCATCTTCACTGTTGCTGCTAGAATTCCTGCCCAGGTTTGTTTTCTCCATTtccttagttttttttctttgtctAAACAACTCACCTGTCCTTCCATTGAGTTTTTACAAGTTTCTCTCCTTCAAGTTAAATTTGAAATTCTAAACTAGGATAATTTGGGTGGTGTACATACAAAttttgtgggttgaaaatcgatattaaatttggataaattcctACATTcaagaaatatcaaacctaaagTAAGATGGgcaaattaattaaggatgaCAAAAAAGCTTCAAAACTAAAAACAGAGTGACACAAGTTTTAGATATTGAGTAGAGGTaacaattttaagattagtatTAATGACACATTTTAaccctcaagttttattatttatacaaAGATTCCTACtccatatttacacaaagatccctaCACCATCACCACAACTCCTCCTCCACACCTTTTTTGTTGCCGCCCGCCACCGCCGCCTCCTCTTACTCCAAGATCACTATCACTAccatttcctatttttcttctttctcctctacCACCATCTCTATTAACACCACAACAAATGTCATTTTCTCATTCGGCATCACCACCAGCACCACCTCCTCCATTGTTACCATAAATATCATTTTTTCGTGGGCTCCTCCTCTAATCAgatcttttttcataaattaagtAAGTATCAAAGTTGCTGCAGCAACAGTCGAAATTGCTGCAACAACAGTCGAAattgctgcagcaacttcgataattgttgtaacacaacaactaatagtagttgttgcagCAATTACCGTAGTTGTTGAAGCAACTCTCGTAGTtgctgaatttgctaaattttttcttcattcatttttaaaagaaatcaaaaaatttctattcaatcttttcaattttttttaaaaatagtccatgaaaattaaaaaaggaagaatgaaatgaaaagagaaataaaaagaaaaagagaagatggaagaagagaaaaatttatagagagaaaaaaataagaagaagaagatggggagaaagaaaaagaagaagaaagattgaaagataagaaaaagggggaaactctaaaatttgaaatttggagttggaggactttttaaaaaatacactTTACACCCTAATTaacttaatcacaatttaaatgaaGTTTGACCTTAGCTGGTCAAAGCtgtcactatttttaatttaaagacttTTTTGTCAAATCCCACTTAATTTTCTCAAGTAAGATTGattatttaagttcaaaagaTGGTCATTTATTTGGGCTAGTCCATTGAGTTGACTTCCAAAAGATGAGCCTATTTTACTAGCCTAAGATCCAAATGGCTATTAGTTCATCTTGAATTCCATGTCCACATGTTACATTACGTGGCATCAAGTCAAATGAAGTAGCCAACGGAAGCATATCATATGTGGAGctatgtggcatgccaagtcattTCGACATATCAATTGGAAGCTTATCATATTAATTTGTAATTCAATGGACCAATCAAGTCAAAGCAAATGGTTTTGGCTTTATCAAAACTCGGATTTCCCATAAGGCCAAAAGGACAATGATAAGTACATCAAACAAGTTGAAGGAAAGCTAGAGATGCTCTAAAGCTTTGGCTTTATCAAAACTCTTGATTTTAGCACTATAAATAGGGATTTCCCATAAGGCTCAAGGATAATGATAAGTGCATCAAACAAGTTGAAGAAAGCTAGAGATGCTCTAAAGAAAGCATAGAAAGTCTTCCTCTACATTTGCGATCTTCGTCCGCGATCAAATCAAACAACAAAGTGCAAGCCAAGATTCTAAGTCGTCGGTCTCAAATATTCCTTTCATGATAGTTGAATCTCAATTTTTGGTTCTTGATGATCATCAAATTGTTCGTGACACACAACAATTAAATATCCAATCTTGAATCAAATCTGAAGTCCATTAATATCAAGCTCTTGAGGCTTTGAACCGACATTCATAAGGAAAAGAATCAGAGGACCAATCTCTTTAGATTTGGGATATTCCAGTGATCGTAACCTCTATCATATTTGAAAGGAAAAAGGCCCAAGATTATACCTTCGTGTCCTTGGGAGCACATGTTTTGTTCATATCTTAACCCCTGAAAAAGGATTAATTAGCCCCTTGTTCTCTCAAATGTGTCTTTCTGGATTATTCTCAGTccggccggctatgttgtatggagcggaattTTGGCCAGTTaaaaactcccacatccaaaagttgaaggtggcggagatgcgaatgttgcgatggatgtgtggacataccaggaaagagacggtgaggaataagattattcgggagaaggtgggagttgcttcGTTGGAGAATAAGATGCAAGAAGTGAGGTTACattggttcggacacgtgatgaggagaggctcggatgctccagtgcggaggtgtgagacactagctatggatggttttaggcaaggtagaggtagaccgaagaaatattggagggaggtgattaggtatgatatggagcagttacaacttacagaggacataacccttgataggaaggtgtggaggacgtagattagggtagagggttagggggttgGAGTGCGTCAGTAACTATAAGGGAGCGTTCTTTTGTGTCTGTAGTTTTTATTCGTGGTGttgtgtgatgtctatgatttcggttagatagttcttatttttatcttgtggttgtagtattatcttgttgctagcggtgttagtttatttcgcacttatcttttgtgtttgttatactgttatctgttctgagccgggggtctaccggaaacagcctctttacttcacctgaggtagtggtatggtttgcgtacagtctaccctcctcagactccactatatgggaatacactaggtatgttgttgttgtacttagACTGGCCTTTGAGGAATCTATGTTTACTTTACATCTCCATCCATAGTGCTACTTGTCTTACCTATATTGGCTTTTGAGGAATATACAATTACTTCTACATCTCCATCCATAGTGCCACCACTCTCAACTTACCGTCATTGTCCACATTTAGTAGTAGCTCAGATATTCACATCTGCTCTAGACCCTCCACCTATTGCAGACTTGTTTCCTCCTAATCAACCGATTGCACTTTGAAAAGGCATACGGTCTACTTGTAATACTATCCCATATTATACCCTTTTAAGATCATCGTCTCTAATTACCCTATTATGTCTTTGTATAATCTTTGTCCTCCATCTCCATCCCTAATTATAtaggtgaagcactttctcaaCCAAGATGGTGACATACTATGATTAACGAGATGCCTGCTTTACATGCGAGCGGTACTTGGGAGCTTATTCCTCTTCCTTCTAGTAAATCTATTGTTGGTTATCATAAGGTTTATGCAGCAAAGTTGGTATATGGTCAAGTTGATTGGCTTAAGGCTTACCTTGTTGCCAAGGGATATACTcagatatttgggcttgattacaatgatattttctctctcgTGCTAAAATAGCATTTGTCCGTCTTTTTCTATCATGACTGTTGTTCTTTATTAGTTGGACATTAAGAATGTTTTCCTCCATGGTGACCCTGTGGAGGAAGTTTATAGCTGGTTTCTCAGAGGGAACCTTGACTGGTGTGTCGATTGCGTCGGGCACTCTATGGTTTGAGATAGTCTCTTCCAGCTTGATTGGGAAGTTTACCACAGTAATTCGGGAGTGAGTTTGACATGACTCGTAGTGAAGTTGAGCACTTTTGTGTTTTATAGGCATTTTCTCCAAATATGTGTATTTATTTGGTagcttatgttgatgatattgttattaCCGGCAATGATCAAGGTGATATCATTAATTTGAAGAAATTTCTCTTTCaacattttttgaataaaaatctcgATAATTGAGGAATTTTCTAGGTATTGAGGCTGTTCAGTCCacatctttttttcttaaaaaaaaaatttaaaagaggcCAAGGATGGccatttatttaatgaaatattacAGCAACAAGTTTAAGCCCTATAGTGGCCGAAACCCGAGAAGTCCaacaaaaagaaacaacaaaaatcagCTAcctaataaaggaaaaaaaggaaatctCTAGAAATCAAAAAAGTAAAGTGAAAGGAAAGGGAAAGTCGCCTCTTCACTTGGCTCCTCTTCATCGTCGTTGTTAATCTATGAAATTCCGATGAAGCTCAAGTGAGATCGCGACAATGAAGGGTAAAAGATTGGCTAATCCACCTCCAACTGTTTAGTCCCTTGTTGAAAATGAAGCAAGATCGAGTATATCACATGGGACACTTAAAACTCTCACAAGCGCCATGTCCAGATCAGCTATTGTTATTTCACAATGCATGTAtgccttagacattcttgaggagataGGAATGATGGGATGTTGTCCTAGTGACACTCCTATGGAACCGAATGCTACACTCTTGTCAGGACTGGGGGAGCCACTTAGTGATCATAGCAGATATAGGCAACTAGTTGGTAAATTGAATTATCTCACAGTGGCTAGACTTGACATATCTTTTCTTGTGAGggttgtaagtcagtttatggaTTCTCCCCATAACAATCCTTGGGATACAATTGTCCATTTTCTGTGATATATAGAGTTAGctccaggtaaaggactactcttcaAGGACAGGATTACCTTTTGATAGATGTTAGATAATTTGGTGTTCGAGAAGAGTAAGAAATagagtgtggttgctcgatctagtgcaGAAGCAGAAGCAAAATATCTGTCACGCCCCAACCTTGGTAGATGAGACCGACTGGTGTGTTACTTGACTGAGTGAACCAAATAGAAACCGTACAATCTCAACTTGCAGAACATATGGGCCGAAAAGGTCATGACAAGTATAATCTGTAATGAGGCATAATAGCATCTATAGGGCCGACAAAGCCATAATACAACGACATGAGGACAAGATGGCATAATGATCTTCCAAGTGAACAACTCAAAACACATATACACAAGGCCAACAAAGCCATACATGACATGCTTGACATACCACACAAGCCTCTAAGATCATAACGTCTGACATATGGCCGGGATAGGCCCCCGACCTACCAATCAGCTGCATATATACATACAGCATAACCAAAACATCTGATTTGATAACTTTGGAAGTAGTGGAGCTTACCAAACAACCGCTGAACTCTGTAACCACCTATTGGACAGGTCTATCTAGGTCTCTACCTGGACCTGCATCATGAATGCAATGTCCCTGGCATCAGGTGCGTCAATAGGAAAGATATGTACTGGTAGGTAAGGTATAAATAACATATGAAAGACTGCAATGGCAAACAATGTACTAGAGTCAACCTAAAACCTGAATGGCACATCGGGTGTACAATATGGAAACTGAAGAGCCATGGTAGGCCTCATATACCTTTGTAAGTAAATGCGTATATATGTACATATCCTTCGGTCACCAATTACAGCTTGATGGTGTAAATCGTAACATCGCCCAATTGTTGGTGTTCATGAAGTCATCGTATATGTCGTACAAGGCCATCACCCAACCAATATTGTTCGGTGGTGTTCATAAttgttatacatacatatatataaagggGTTGCACTTATTTAATACCGCGtgttatacatacatatatatataaaaaggaatGGAACAATGAAACAAAGCAGTTATGGAAGAATGGCTATGATATTTCAGGTTCAAATCCCAGCGGCGGCAAACACATTAGGTGATCTTCCCATATCCCAAgtcttggtggatagagttacccgGTACGTACTGGTGGGAGGTAACAGGTACCCCATGGAGTTAGTAAAGGCGCGAAAGCTGGCCCAGTCACCATGGTTTTAAGAAAAAGCACTCGGATGCAAGAAGTTGTACAACAAACTCTAGGATGGAGATCATTTACTGTAGTTCGATCGTAATTTGGTGCATCAATATAGCATTTTACCAATAAACAGCAGATCAAATAGGTTCATAGGGACTTGCAAGTCATTGACTTTCAAATGGGGGCTGCTAGAATGCATCTTGTTGAATAACTCTGGGATTCTGCTGAAATGTAGAATGGTGCAGATTTTAATCTAGGAATAAAGGTCTAAAAGCAGGGAGCTGCAACTAGAAAGAGTGTGGCACAACCCCAGAGACACAAGTACAATATGGCATTTTGAAGGCCATTTTAGTACTTGAGGTAATGAATACTCGAGACGAGGTGAATACCTTCCTGATGTGACTGATCCACAACATGATAATATAAGTAGGTGAACTAAAATGCCATTTTACTACTTGTTAATAAATACAGGAGACGAGGTTAATGCCTTCCTGATGTGACTGATTCACAACATGATATTCTAAGTAAGTGAACTAAAATGCCATTTTACTACTTAATAAATACTGGAGATGAGGTTAACGCCTTCCTGATGTGACTCATTCACAACATGATAATATAAGTAGGTAAACTAATCTGAGGTAATATTTTTGTGCAAATAAATGCTGTACAATGAGCTGAGAAACAGCATTTTGATAGCTTTTCGCTGTGTATTTATACTTAAAATTGAGGCAAAGGGAAAAAATGCTCTTACTCATAAGAGAAGTACCAACATCCCAGAGAATTTCTGTCAAAGCAATCGTATCATGTGTAGATTCAGAGTAGTTTTTGCTTTTGAAAAACTTACAGAAACCAACACATCACTattatttagaagtttcctagcTTTTGCTAGTTGCTATAATCTACCTTCCTTCTAATATTTCCTTATCTGATAAGGGTTGAGCTTTCGAGCTTCTGATCTCCTGATCATGATATGTTAATGCCTTTCTGCTTTCAAATTGTGAGAAATATAATAGAAGAATAATCTTGAACTCTtgtctctaaattattacatCGAGATCCTATTTATAGACTCTACATTAGACTCCTTTTCCATCTAGGACACtgacattacaatccttttccaagtaagattatatataatatttctattcctactcatattctaacactctcCCTCAAGTTGGTGCATATAAGTCATATGTACCGAGCTTTtataaatgtaattaatacgaggaccgGTGAGGGACTTGATGAAATTTTGTAATGATATTTTTCTCCTAGATTTCTCAAAAAAAGGTATTTCACCAGTGCCTGATAATCTTTTCTTCAAAGAACCGAACAATGGAAATCACAGCCgccaattctttatttttttgataaagataACTTTCTATTCACATCAAAAACTCATCAGAAAGAAACTAATGAGATGGGATTACAGCCCCCAGGGGGTAATATCAGCACCAAAACTGGGCAGAAAAAAACTTTACAACTGAGCTATGAAGTCTACTAAACTTTCTACCTCCTCCTCCAAGTCTTGTTTACGCCAAAAGTACAGCAAACTTAAAATCTTCTTCTTGATTCTCTGAATGCTACTAGCCTTCCCATCATGGAATCTTTCATTTCTCTCCTTTTATAGTGTCCACCAGATGCAGGCTGGAATACACCTCCACCACTCTTCTTTGGATCTTCTTCTTCTACCCACTCCTTCCCCTTGCCTCAACAAATCTAAAGTATTCTGAGGCATTGCCCAGTTAACCCCAAGTATAAATAAGAACTTGTCCCACAGATTTGCAGCTGCTCTGCAGTGTAAGAATAGGTGACTATTAGTGTTTGCCTCTTTCCCACACATATAACACCTTGAGCAAATCTGTACACCTCTTCTTTGTAACACTTCATGACTTAAACATGTTTTTCTAATCACCAACCATGTGAAACCTGAGTCTTTGTGAGGGATTTTGATCTTCCAAATTAATTTCCATGGCCATTCCATTTCCGTTGTCTGATTAGAATTCATGCTCCAGTAACAAGACTTCACAGTGAAGATCCCTTTGTTGTGCAACTTCCAAATTGGATTATCAGGTCTCTCAATGATGCTTCGGAACACATTTAGCACTTCTAGCAAACCTGCAACTCTACTAATTTCGCAATcatttaggacccttctgaaaatcagGTCCCATCCCTGGGGACTCCACACTTGTGCCACAGTAGCCATCTGTTGGAGGCTCTTAGTGTAAAGATCTGGGAAAAGGGTCTTCAAATTCTCTTCCCCTATCCAGAGCTCAT is a genomic window containing:
- the LOC107878073 gene encoding uncharacterized protein LOC107878073 isoform X4 codes for the protein MTATYSVPPNKESTKPKEKMGLVSRRRLVVSDFIMSFMWVWSSVLIKMFVHTILGYGAHDLKGDILKHAISVINMFFFAFLVKATKGGAYNPLTILSGAISGDLTNFIFTVAARIPAQILLEAETNSIKSSRCFSFNATGTVQRSRKAKTKLPVISHKSPQSRLPLPEQNYPLQDRATGRYYCKGDLKMNSTCFYPREDLIGVLQIKHKHFLCLNLLLMFGIIV